DNA from Nocardioides seonyuensis:
TGGGGGAACCAGTACATGTCCACGTGGTGGGCCTCCGCCACGAGGTCGTCGTGGGCCGCCAGCGCGCTGTCCCAGCTCATCGGCTCCTCGTGGGCCTCGAGGACGAAGAGCGGCTCGACTCGGAACGTCAGGCTGGTGAGGATGCCCAGCGCGCCGAGGCCGACCCGTGCGACCTCGAGGACGTCCCGGTTCTCCTGGTCGTCTGCCCTGAGCACCTCGCCGGTGCCCGTGACGAGCTCGAGCCCGGCGAGCTGTGCCGAGAGGCCAGCAGCGATCCCGCCGGTGCCGTGGGTGCCGGTCGAGGTGGCGCCGGCGAGGGTCTGCTCGGCGATGTCTCCCATGTTGTGCAAGGACAGCCCGAGCTGCTCCAGGGCCAGGTTGAGCTGGTGCAGGGGGGTCCCGGCGAGGGCAGTGACCGTCATCGCGGCCCGGTCGACCGAGACGACGCCTCGCAGGCGGTCGGGCACCAGCAGCGTGCCTTCGGGAGCGGCGATGTCGGTGAAGCTGTGGCCGGTGCCGGTCATCTTCACCGTGCGCCCCGACTCCCGAGCAGAGACGACCGCGTCGCGAACCTCGCCGGTCGAACCGGGCGCGACGACCCGCTCTGCTCGCGCCCCGGCGAGGCCCGACCAGTTGCGCCACTGGTTTCCCCGGACTGGAGTAGTCATGCGCGAAGGGTAGGGGAGGCGCGGCACCGGGCCGCGCCTACGCTGAGCACATGGCCTCCGACGTCACGCCCTTCGACGCACTCCTGCTGCTCTCCTTCGGGGGTCCTGAGCAACCGGACGACGTGGTGCCGTTCCTCGAGAACGTCACTCGGGGACGCGGGATCCCACGCGAGCGACTGGCCCAGGTGGGCGAGCACTACTTCCTCTTCGGGGGGAGGAGCCCCATCAACGACCAGAACCGCGAGCTCCTGGCGGCCCTGCGTGCCTCGTTCGACGAGGCGGGCATCGAGCTCCCGATCTACTGGGGCAACCGCAACTGGGACCCCTACCTCGCCGACACGCTGCGCGAGATGACTGCCGACGGTGTGCAGCGCGCTGCCGTCTTCACCACCTCGGCCTACTCCTCCTACTCCAGCTGCCGCCAGTACCGCGAGAACCTCGCGGACGCGGTGGCGCAGGTGCCGGGCGCTCCCCGGCTGGACAAGCTGCGGCCCTACTTCAACCACCCCGGCTTCGTCGAGCCCGTCGTGGACGCTGTCGTGCGTGCCCTCGACGAGCTGCCGCAGCAGGTCCGCCACGGCGCACACCTCGTCTTCGTGACCCACTCCGTGCCCGAGGACATGGCGGCCACCAGTGGCCCACCCGATGCCCGACGCGCCTACGAGGCGCAGCACCGCGACGTCGCAGACGTGGTCGCAGGTCGCGTCCGTGCCCTGACCGGGCACGCCCATCGTCACGACCTCGTCTACTGCTCCAGGTCCGGCGCGCCTTCCACCCCGTGGCTCGAGCCCGACGTCAACGACCATCTCGAGGAGTTGGCCACCGACGGTGTCCCGGCCGTGGTGCTGATTCCGGTGGGCTTCGTCTCGGACCACATGGAGGTCATCTACGACCTCGACACCGAGGCGCTGGCGACCGCCCAGCGCCTCGGGCTCCCGGCCGCGCGCGCAGCCACGTCGGGCACCGACCCACGGTTCGTCACCATGGTGCGCGACCTGCTGGTGGAGCGCGCCGCGGCCGAGCGTGGGGAGATGCCGCCGCGCCCGACCCTGGGCGGGTTGCCGCCGAGACCGGACCGGTGCCCTGCCGGCTGCTGCCCCAACCTCCGTGGGGAGCGCCCCGCCCTGTGTGGCGTCGGGGACGAGGTGTGACTCCGTCCGCGGAGTCCCTGCGCGACCTCGCCCTCGACCTCGCGAGAGAGGCTGCGCGGCTCGCGCGGGCGATGCGCCCGGACGTGGCAGTGGCCGACACCAAGTCCAGTGCCGTCGACGTCGTCACCCACGCGGATCGCGCCGTGGAGGACCTCCTCGTGTCCCGGATCGTCGCGGCTCGCCCCCACGACGGCATTCTCGGCGAGGAGGGCGACGAGCGCCTCGGCACCAGCGGGGTGCGCTGGGTGGTCGACCCCATCGACGGAACCGTCAACTATCTCTACGGGCTGGCGGAGTGTGCCGTGTCCGTCGCGGTCGAGGTCGAGGGAGCCGTGGTCGCCGGTGTGGTCGTCGGGATCGGCACCGATGTCGAGTACGCCGCCGCGCTCGGCTCGGGTGCCACGAGGAACGGCGAGCCGATCCACGTCCGCGCTCCCGCCCCCTTGGCCGAGAGCCTGGTGCTGACCGGGTTCGGATACGTCCGGACCGTCCGGGAGCACCAGGCGGCGTGCGTCGCGGCACTCCTCCCGGAGGTGCGCGACATCAGACGGCTGGGTGCGTGCTCGCTCGACCTGTGCCACGTCGCCGAGGGAAGCGCCGACGCCTACGTCGAGGCTGGCCCCCAGCCCTGGGACTGGAGCGCCGGGGGCCTGGTGCTGCAGGAGGCCGGAGGCCGGTTCGGCGTGTTGACGGGGCCGCCGGTCGCTCCCGGCACCGGTCCGATCGGTGTGGTCACGGGTGCACCCGCGGCCGGGTGGAACGGCTTCATCGAGGCCATCTCGACCGCAGGCTTCCTTGTCTGAGCGGCGGGAATAGGGCATCGGCCTCATATGTTCACGCGACACGGGGCACACCGGCTCACGCCGGAGCGCCCTGATGGTGCACAATCTGGCGCCGACGACGACGCAGAACCTCCGCAGCACGCAACGCCGGGATCCGGCTAGCGCACCGGAGCCCCACGCAGGAGAAGAGGGTAGCGATGGCCACCGATTACGACGCACCGCGCAAGACCGAAGAGGACCAGAGCGAAGAGAGCATCGAAGAGCTCAAGGCGCGCCGTCACGACAAGAACTCCGGCAAGGTCGACGAGGACGAGACCGAGGCTGCTGAGTCGTTCGAGCTGCCCGGTGCCGACCTCTCGCACGAGGAGCTCGCGGTCGAGGTCATGCCGCGTCAGGACGACGAGTTCACCTGCATGAGCTGCTTCCTGGTGCACCACCGGTCGCAGCTCGCCGACGAGAAGGCCCTCATCTGCCGCGACTGCGCCTGAGGACCGCCGCCGGCCTCACGCGTTGGGGGCCGGCGCCGCGTCTGCGTCCTGGAAGTCCCTCTTGAGCTGTGGGGGCAGGTGCCCGGTCGAGCGCGCGTAGTAGTCCGCAGCCTTGCGCGAGGCGAGCATCCGTGCGATGGCGATGAGCGTGCCGCTGACCGTTGCCCACAGGACCGCCTCCCAGATGTTCACGTCCGGGTCCGCCGGGTTGGCCGGCGGGTTCTTGCCGGTCGCGGCGCGCCACGAGGTGTTGAGTCCCTTCTTCGCGACCGCCGCCGCGCCCACGGCGGAGACGAGGGAGAAGATCGACCAGACCTTGCTGCTGTCGGATGCCATGGGGGCAGCCTAACGAACTCGCGCGCCCTCGATCGCGGCCACCAGCTGACCGGGGCGGCGGCAGCTGAGGAGCCAGTAGGGAGTCGGGTCGGCGGGGTCGGTCACCTCGACGCGGACACCGCGCTTGAGGTAGGGCCGCAGGAGCAGGTGGGCGCGGGCATCGGCCTCCACCCCCGCAAGGCGTCGCAGGCCTTCAGCATCGAGGGCGGTGGCCGACCCGACGTGCTCGAGCGGGATGCGTGCTCGCCCGGCGGTGAGGTGTCCGCCGGCCACGGTGATCCGAGCAGAGCCGTAGCCGACGAACAACGCGACCATGAGAGCCAGCGCCACCCCTCCTGCGGCCCACGCGACCGACTCGTGGTCGGGGACTGCCACGACGACCGCCAGCCACAGCGACGCCACGAGCATGGTGCCCTGTGCCCACCAGCGCAGCGGGACCGTGAGGCGTTCGGCATAGTCCACGCGGCAGAGCCTAGGGGCCCCGTCCGAGGCGGCCGAGCAGTGGGTAGATTCACCGCCCGTGCCAGCACCCGAGGACCTCGAGGTCGCCATCCGCCGTCTCGACCCCGACCTGCCCCTGCCGTCCTACGCGCATGCCGGTGACGCCGGGGCCGACCTGCACACGGCGATCGACCTCACCCTCGCGCCCGGTGAGCGCGCCCTTGTGCCGACCGGCATCGCCCTCGCACTGCCCGCCGGCTTCGTCGCCCTGGTGCATCCCCGCTCGGGGCTCGCGGCGCGTCACGGGCTGTCCATCGTGAACACCCCCGGGACGATCGACGCGGGATATCGCGGCGAGGTCAAGGTCCTCCTGATCAACCACGACCCCGCCAGCAGCCTGGAGCTGCGTCGGGGAGACCGCATCGCCCAGCTGGTCATCCAGCGCTATGAACGAGCCCGCTTCGTCGAGGTCGACGAACTGCCGTCCTCCAGCCGTGGCTCGGGGGGTTACGGTTCTACGGGTGGATTCGGTGCGGGCGGCGCCGTGACAGGCACCACCGCCCACGACGACTCGAGAGATGGGAGTGCCTGAGGTGAAGATGCGCCGCAAGAAGGCGGAGGTCCCGGTGGAGGAGACAGCCCCGAGCGCCCCCCTCGACCCCACCTCCGGCCCGTTCGACTCCTCCGTGGTCGAGGGTGACGAGGTCGCCCGCGTCGACCTCGGTTCGCTCCTCGTCCCGGCCATGGAGGGCCGTGAGCTCCGGCTGCAGGTCGACGAGGCCAGCGGGGTCGTGCGTGCGGTCATCCTCGCGGGGGCGGACGGTGCCCTGGAGTTCCAGGCCTTCGCCGCCCCTCGCAACGGTGACCTCTGGAGCGACGTCCGACCGCAGATCGCCGACGACGTCAAGGCTCGCGGCGGCAAGGTCGTCGAGCGTGAGGGGCGGTGGGGGACCGAGCTGGTCTGCGCCCTGCCGGCGACACTCCCCGACGGATCGACCGGAGCGTCCGCGTCCCGCGTGATCGGCATCAACGGCGACCGGTGGATGTTGCGCGCCACCATGCTGGGTCGCCCGGCCGCGGAACCCGACGCCTCGGGCGAGTGGGAGGACACCCTGGCCCAGCTCGTCGTACGCCGTGGCGCACAGGCGATGGCGGTCGGCGAGGCACTGCCGGTCAAGCTCCCCGACGAGGCGCGACGGACGTCCTGAGATGCCCGAGAAGAGCCGCCTGCGGCAGGCACTTTCCAGATGGGCCGACAGTGGTGACCAGCACGCGCGTGACCTGAGGCTCGAACATGCCTCGACCCGGTCGGTGCCCATCTCAGAGGTCCAGGGCCGAGAGCGCGTCACCGTCGCCGGAGTCATCCGCACCGTCACCCTGCGACCTCGCGGTGGGGTGCCCGCACTCGAGGCAGACCTGGACGACGGCACCGGCGTGATCACGCTGGTCTGGCTCGGCCGGCGTCGCATCAGCGGCGTGGAGCCCGGACGCTCCGTCGTCGTCACCGGGTGCATCGGTCTCCAAGGAGGCAGTCCGCTGATGTTCAACCCGCGATACGAGTTGCGGCCTTGACCGGGCAGCCCGTCGGCCCCGAGCCGGCAGTCGTGGGGGAGGCGACCGTCGAGGCCGTCGTCCGCGCCCAGCTCGCGAAGGCCCTGGGTGGGCGCCGCGGGATGGCCGAGGCAGCACTGCCCACCCTGCTCTTCACCGTGACGTGGCTGAGCCTGGGGGAGATGCGCACCGCGATCACCGTCAGCGTCGGGGCGGCCCTCGTCCTGCTCCTGGTCAGGATCGTCCAGCGTTCCACCGTGCAGTTCGTGGTCAACGCGCTCGTGGGCATCGGTATCGGCTGGTACTTCGCGCATCGGGCAGCGGAGGCGGGAGGGAGTGCGCAGGACCAGGCCCTCGCCTACTTCCTGCCCGGCATCCTCTACAACGGCGGCTACGCGATCGTGCTCGCGGCCACCTGCCTCGTGGGATGGCCCCTCGTCGGCTTCATGGTCGGCAGCATCACCGGTGACCCCACCGCCTGGCACAAGGACCGTCAGGTCGTCAGGTTGTGCAGCAGGCTGACGTGGTTGCTCGTCCTGCCCTGCGTGGTCCGCGTGGTCACCCAGGGGCCGGTGTGGCTCGGGGGGAGCTCTGGGTCCATCGACCCCGACACGGCCGTCGCCGTCCTCGGGATACTGAAGATCGCGCTGGGCTGGCCCCTCCAGCTCGCCGCGCTCGGCTCGATGGTGTGGCTGCTCGCTCGCAACCGCACCCCGGTGGCGTCGGAGGTCGGCGCAGTCTGAACCTCAGCGGCCGTGGCTGGTGGGGGAGAGGATCTTCTCGAGCTCTTCCTCGACCTCGGCCGCGACGACGAAGAGGAGCTCGTCGCCGGACTCAAGGGGCTGCTCGGCGTCGGGGGTGTAGACCTGCCCGTCGCGCAGGATGGTCACGAGCGCGCAGTTGTCGGGGAAGGGCACCAGTCCGCTCGGCGTGCCGACGAACGGTGAGTCGACTGGCAAGGTCATCTCCACCAGGTTGGCGTTGCCCTGGCGGAAGGTGAACAGTCGGACCAGGTCCCCGATCGAGACGGCCTCCTCCACGAGGGCAGACATGATCCGGGGAGTCGAGACGTTGACGTCGACGCCCCACGCCTCGGTGAAGAGCCACTCGTTGTTGGGGTGGTTGACGCGTCCGACGGTGCGGGGCACGCCGAACTCGGTCTTGGCGAGCAGCGAGGTGACGAGGTTGGCCTTGTCGTCGCCGGTGGCCGCGATGACCACGTCGCACTTGTCCAGCTTGGCCTCCTCCAGCGAGGACAGCTCGCAGGAGTCCGCGAGCAGCCACTCCGCGTCGGGCACCCGCTCGGGCCGGATCGCGCTGGCCGACTTGTCGATGAGCAGGACCCGGTGGCCGTTCTCGATCAGCTCACGGGCGATGGACCGGCCCACGGCCCCGGCCCCGGCGATGGCGACGCGCATGTGGTCTCCGCTCTCAGTTCTCTTCAGGCCCGGCATCGAGCACGGCGTAGGCGTGGGCGGCCTGGTCCTCGCGCATGACGAGGTGGAGCATGTCGCCCTCCTGCAGCACTGACTCACGAGTCGGCAGGACGCCCTCGCCGAGCCGGTCGATCCACGCGATGCGGCTTCGGGTCTGCTCCTGCAGGTGCACGGTGCGCTGACCGATCCACGGCGGCGGCACCGCCAAGTTGTCGAGACGGATGGTGCCCGACGGGTCGCGGTAGTCCGGCTCGGCGCCGGCGGGCACGATCCTGCGCAGCACCTGGTCCGCGGTCCACTTCACCGTCGCCACCGTCGTGATGCCCAGGCGCTGGTAGACCTCTGCGCGCCCCGGGTCGTAGATCCGGGCCACGACCTGCTCGATCCCGAAGGTCTCGCGGGCCACCCGGGCGGCGATGATGTTGGAGTTGTCACCGCTCGAGACGGCCGCGAAGGCGTCGGCGCGACGGATGCCGGCCTTCTCGAGGACCTCCTGGTCGAAGCCGTAGCCGGTCACCTTGTCGCCGTTGAACGACTGTCCCAGTCGGCGGAAGGCGTCGGGATCGCTGTCGATCACCGACACGGTGTGGTTGCGGTCCTCGAGGCTCCTGGCCAGCGTCGACCCGACGCGGCCACACCCCATGATCACGACATGCACGCCTGAACCGTACTGCAGGGTCCTGAGCGGGGTCGCGGGTCTAGGCTTGCCGCCCGTGAGTGTCGGAGACGTGTCGAAGCGCATCCTGGTGGGGCGCAAGCTGCGCAGCAGCCAGCTGGGGGAGACCCTGCTCCCCAAGCGCATCGCACTCCCGGTCTTCGCCAGCGACGCGCTGTCCTCGGTGGCCTACGCCCCTGACGAGGTCTTCATCATGCTGGCGGTCGCCGGCGCGTCGACCTACGTCTGGTCGTGGAAGATCGGGCTGGCCGTCGCCGTCGTGATGCTCACGGTGGTCGCGTCCTACCGCCAGACCGTGCACGCCTACCCCTCCGGTGGTGGCGACTACGAGGTGGCGACGAAGAACCTCGGACGCACCGCCGGCATCACGGTCGCCAGTGCGCTGCTCGTGGACTACGTGCTGACCGTCGCCGTGTCCATCTCCTCCGCCGCGCAGTACGCCGCCGGCGCGTACAACCCCCTGGTCGGCCACGAGGCCACCGTCGCCGCGTGCGCAGTGGTGGCGCTCACGGCCGCAAACCTGCGCGGCGTCAGGGAGTCCGGTGCGTTCTTCGCCACCCCGACCTACCTCTTCATGGTCTCGATCATGGGGATGTGCGCCTACGGCCTCGTGCGGATGTTCTCCGGCAGCCTCCCGGACGCCGAGAGCGCCCATCTCGAGATCGACCCCGCCCCGGGGTGGGAGGGGCCGCTGTCGCAGGTCGCCCTGATGTTCCTCCTCGCGCGGGCGTTCTCCTCCGGCTGTGCCGCCCTGACGGGGGTCGAGGCCATCAGCAACGGCGTCCCGGCCTTCCGCAAGCCCAAGAGCCAGAACGCGGCCACGACGCTGCTGCTCCTGGGCCTGATCGCAGTGACGATGATGATGAGCGTCATCGTCCTGGCCAAGGAGATGTCGATCCGCTACGTCGACCCCCACGAGCTCGACCGGTTGCGCACAGCGGCCGGCGACGCTCTGCCGGCGGGCTACGAGCAGCACCCCGTCATCGCCCAGATCGCCGCAGGCGTGTTCGACAACTTCTCACCGGGGTTCTACTTCGTGCTGGCGGTCACCGGCGTCATCCTCGTCCTGGCTGCAAACACGGCCTTCAACGGCTTCCCGGTGCTCGGCTCGATCCTGGCCCACGACGGTCTGGCTCCGCGGTCCCTCGGCTCGCGCGGTGACCGCCTGGCCTACAGCAACGGCATCGTGTTCCTGGCCGCGATGTCGATCGCCCTCATCGTCGTCTTCGACGCCGAGACGACCAAGCTGATCCAGCTCTACATCGTCGGCGTCTTCGTGTCGTTCAACCTCAGCCAGCTCGGCATGATCCGCCACTGGACCCGGGCACTCCAGGGCGAGAGCGACCCGTCGGCGCGACGCCGGATGGTCCGCTCCCGCGCCATCAACACCTTCGGGCTGTGCCTGACCGCCGTGGTGCTCGTCATCGTGCTGGTCACCAAGTTCCTCGCCGGTGCCTGGATCACGATCCTGGCGATGGGCTTCTTCTTCCTCGTCATGAAGGCCATCTCCCGCCACTACGCACGGGTCGAGACCGAGCTGGCCGCAGACGAGCAGGACTCGGTCCTGCCCACGCGGGTGCACGCGGTGGTGCTCGTCTCGAAGCTGCACAAGCCGACTCTGCGCGCGCTCGCCTTCGCGAAGGCCACCAGGCCCAACGTCCTCGAGGGCATCTGCGTCAGCGTCGACAGCGAGCGCACCAACCAGCTCCTCAAGGAATGGGACGAGCGTCGTCTCGACGTGCCGCTGAAGGTGCTCTACTCGCCCTACCGCGAGGTGGTCCGCCCGATCGTGGAGTACACACAGGCGATCCGCAAGGCGAGTCCTCGCGGCGTGGTGGCCGTCTACATCCCCGAGTACGTCGTGGGACGCTGGTGGGAGCAGCTGCTCCACAACCAGACCGCGCTGCGCCTGAAGGGGCGCCTTCTCTTCAGCCCCGGTGTCATGGTCATCTCGGTGCCGTTCCAGCTGCGTTCCTCGGCGATCGCCCTGGAGCGCGAGGAGCGCGAGGAGGGGCGCGTGCACGCGGGCGACCTGCGCCGTGGGCGGGTCGACACCAACGGGTCGACCTGGCGCAAGGACGACGAGTGACCCGGCGGCCCCGGCCTCGCAAGGCACGCGGGCAGTCGCGGGTCGGTGACCGGTTCGAGGCCACCGTCGGCCCCGTCGCGCACGGTGGGCACTTCGTCGTACGCCTCCCCGAGCCGGAGTCGAGGGTCGTCTTCACGCGTCACGCGCTGCCGGGCGAGCGGGTGGTCGTGGAGATCACCGAGGGGACGGACGGCGACCGCTTCTGGCGCGGTGACGCCGTCGAGGTGTTGTCGGCGGCGCCCGACCGGGTCACGCCACCGTGCCCGTTCGCGGGTCCCGGACTGTGCGGGGGCTGCGACTTCCAGCACGTGCGGGTGCCTGCGCAGCGTGACCTCAAGGCATCAGTCGTGCGCGAGCAGCTGGTGCGACTGGGTGGACTGGCGGCCGATCACCCACTGCTGGCCGGCCTCGTCGTCGGGGGGGTCCCGGTGCCCGAAGGGGACGGGTCGACACGGCCTGACGACGGGCTCCGGTGGCGCACCCGGCAGCGCTACGCCGAGCTTCCGGGTGGGCAGCCGGCCATGCGCAAGCACCGATCCCACGAGCTCGTCGCCATCGACGACTGCCTCATCGCAGCGGAGGGTGCCCGGCCCGGCCAGGAGCACGAGGCCGCCGGCACGTCGTACGACGCCCGCTCGGTGACCGCGGCGGGGGCCACGCACGACTTCGCCCTCGCGGTGGACGGCTTCTGGCAGGTGCACCCCGCGGCTCCGCGAGTGCTGGTCGAGACGGTGCTGGAGATGCTGTCCCCACGAGCAGGTGAGGCAACCCTCGACCTCTACGCCGGCGTCGGGCTCTTCGCGCGGTTCGTCTCCGACGCCATCGGGTCCGGCACGCGACTGGTCGCGGTCGAGGGCCACCGCGAGGCGGCCCGTCACGCCCAGGCCAACCTCGCCCCGCACGAGGGTGCCGTGGTGGCATGCGGGTCGACCGGCGACGTGCTGGAAGCGAGCTTCGACGAGCCCTTCGACCTCGTGGTGCTCGACCCACCACGCGACGGCGCCAAGCGGGACGTGGTGGCGCAGGTGTGCGACCGCCGGCCGCGCGCAGTGGCCTACGTCGCCTGTGACCCGGCCGCGCTGGCCCGGGACGTCGCGATCTTCGCCGAGCACGGCTACGGGCTCACCGCCCTGCGGGCCTTCGACCTCTTCCCGATGACCAGCCACACGGAATGCGTCGCGCTGCTGGAGCCTGCGGACGCTTGCGCCCGGCCGCGCTGAACGATCGTGCAACAGACCCGACAGCGGGCCGTCGTGCCGGCGCGGTATCGTCACGATCAGCCAGTCGTACTCCCACGTGGAGTCAGGGAATCCGGTGAGAGTCCGGAACTGACGCGCAGCGGTGAGGGGACGGGACGGACACGCCGGCAACGGCAGCCACTGGGGTCTGCGGATCCTGGGAAGGCGTTCGCGCCCGGTTGATCCAAGTCCGAAGACCTGCTGGCCCTGACGACAACCGTCGTCGGGTCATGGTGGGTCCCGCGTACGGACCCGGACTCGAAGCATGGTGATCTCCGGTGACCCGGTCACGTCCCGACCGTTGCCCGGGCGTGCTGCGCCCCTGGCCCGCAGAAGACGGTCTGCTCGTCCGGCTGCGTCTGCCCGGTGGCAGGGTCGCCGCAGACGCCTTACTCGGCTTGCTGGAGGTGGCAGAACGTCACGGCGACGGACACCTCCACGTGACCACGCGGACGAATCTGCAGGTGAGGGCGCTTTCGGCGGTGCCCGGCACGCAGCGCCTGACCGACACCGTGCTCGCGGCCGTCGAGGCGACCGGCCTCCTGCCCAGCCGTACGCACGACCTGGCGCGCAACGTCATGGCGTCGCCCCAGACCGGGCTGGTCGGCGGTCGCGTCGACCTGCGTCCCGTCGCACGCGCGCTGGACGCAGCGCTGCTGGCCGCACCTGCCCTCGGGTTGCTGCCCGGCCGCTTCCTGTTCGTGCTCGATGACGGCCGCGGCGACCTGCTCGACCGCACCTGCGACCTCGGGCTGGTCGCGCTCGGTCCCACCGAGGCGCAGCTGCGGGTCGGCACCGGCTGGGGCCCGGTCGTCCCGCTCGCGGGCGTCGAGGAACGGCTCGTCCGCCTGGCTCTCCGCTTCCTTGAGGTGCGCGGCGACGGGCCTGGCGCCGCGTGGCACGTCCACGAGCTGGCGTCGCAACTGGTCGCCCCGGTGCCTGCATCGGCACGGCTGCCTGACCGATCGCCCCCGTTGCCGTACGGCCCCGTGCCCGGCGGTGAGCATGTCGCCGTGCCGGAGGACGGCCTCGACCGTCCCGCCGTGGAGCGCCTGTGCTCCGCGGCAGCCGAACTCGTCGTCACCCCCTGGCGTGGCGTTCTCGTCCCTGAGGAGTCCTCATGAGCAGTCCGTCCCCGTTGCAGCTTCGTCGTCCGGGGCGTCACTACCCGTACATCGACCGGGGGGCGGCCATCTACCTCGACTCCTTCGCCACGATCCGACGTGAGGCCGACCTTTCCCGCGTGCCGGTGAGCGCTGAGAAGGTGGCCGTGCGGATGATCCACGGCAGCGGACAGGTGGATCTGGTCGATGACCTCGTGATCCACCCGGACCTCGTCCCAGCGGCCCGCGCAGCCCTCGAGGCGGGGGCGCCGATGCTGTGCGACGCCACGATGGTGGTGAAGGGCGTGACACGCAGCCGCCTCCCCGCGGACAACGACGTGATCTGCACCCTCAACGAACCTGAGGTGCCTGCCCTGGCGGAAGAGTGGGGAACCACCCGCACAGCGGCGGCGATCTCGCTCTGGGAGCCGTACCTCGAGGGCTCCGTGGTCGCCATCGGGAATGCGCCGACCGCCCTGTTCCACCTGTTGGAGATGCTCGTGGACGGCGCCCCGCGCCCTGCGGCGATCGTCGGCTGCCCGGTGGGCTTCATCGGGGCCGCCGAGTCGAAGCAGGCCCTCGAGGACTTCCGCGTCGACCACGGCATCGACATCCCCTTCGTCGCCGTCCGCGGCCGCCGAGGTGGATCCGCCATGACCTCGTCGGCCCTCAACGCACTTGCCCAGGAGCAGGAATGAGCACGTCCACCTCTGCCATCGGCCACTTCGCCGGCGTCGGCGTCGGTCCTGGGGATCCCGAGCTGATCACCCGCAAGGCAGCGCGCCTGATCGGGGACGCCGACGTCATCGCCTACCACGCGGCGCGGGGCAGGCAGTCCAACGCGCGCCGTATCGCCGCAGAGCTCTTCCCGGCCGATGTCCTGGAGGAGGAGCTCACCTATCCGGTCACCACCGGCACGACCGACCACCCCGGCGGGTACGCCGGGGTGCTGGCCGAGTTCTACGAGCAGTCGGCCGACCGCCTGGCCGCCCACCTGGTGGCTGGTCGCAACGTCGTCCTGCTCTCGGAGGGCGACCCGCTCTTCTACGGCTCGTACATGTACATGCACGACCGCCTCGCCGACCGATTCCCGACCGAGATCGTGCCCGGCGTCCCGGCCTTCCTCGCGGCCACCGCCGCGACCGCGAGTCCGCTGGTCCGCCAGACCGACGTGCTCACCGTGTTGCCCGGCACGCTGCCCGAGCCCGAGCTCGCCCGACGGCTGGCCGACACCGACGGCGCGATCATCATGAAGCTGGGACGGACCTTCCCTGCCGTACGCCGCGCGCTCGCCGCGGCTGGCCGCCTCGAGCACGCCTTGTACGTGGAGCGGGCGTCGATGCCGGAGGAGCGCTGGATCCCGGTGACCGAGGCTGACGAAGCATCGGTCCCGTACTTCTCACTGATCGTGGTCACCGGGGACAGCCTCAACGGACGGCGCTCCCGGGAGACGAGTGGCCCGACCGCTGCCGATTCGCAGGCGGCGGAGGTCGATCCGGCGGAGCTGCTGGTGGTGGGGCTCGGCCCGGGACCGGACGGCTGGTTGACCCCGGAGGTGAGCGCGGCGCTCGCGGAGGTCGACCACGTCGTGGGGTACGCGCCGTACGTGAATCGGGT
Protein-coding regions in this window:
- a CDS encoding D-arabinono-1,4-lactone oxidase, whose protein sequence is MTTPVRGNQWRNWSGLAGARAERVVAPGSTGEVRDAVVSARESGRTVKMTGTGHSFTDIAAPEGTLLVPDRLRGVVSVDRAAMTVTALAGTPLHQLNLALEQLGLSLHNMGDIAEQTLAGATSTGTHGTGGIAAGLSAQLAGLELVTGTGEVLRADDQENRDVLEVARVGLGALGILTSLTFRVEPLFVLEAHEEPMSWDSALAAHDDLVAEAHHVDMYWFPHTDRMMVKQNVRTDLEPGEQSPAGRLASWWEDDFLSNAVFGGLVRVGNRVPRAVPLISQVAGRALSERTYSDVPHRVFVSPRRVVFREMEYAVPRAVGLEVLRECRRVIEASDWRISFPVEVRTAPADDIPLSTASGRDSMYLAFHVPRDVDHTPYFSAVEEVLRAAGGRPHWGKLHTRTAEDLAPVYDRFEDFLAMRERLDPDRVFANAYLRRVLGS
- a CDS encoding ferrochelatase, yielding MASDVTPFDALLLLSFGGPEQPDDVVPFLENVTRGRGIPRERLAQVGEHYFLFGGRSPINDQNRELLAALRASFDEAGIELPIYWGNRNWDPYLADTLREMTADGVQRAAVFTTSAYSSYSSCRQYRENLADAVAQVPGAPRLDKLRPYFNHPGFVEPVVDAVVRALDELPQQVRHGAHLVFVTHSVPEDMAATSGPPDARRAYEAQHRDVADVVAGRVRALTGHAHRHDLVYCSRSGAPSTPWLEPDVNDHLEELATDGVPAVVLIPVGFVSDHMEVIYDLDTEALATAQRLGLPAARAATSGTDPRFVTMVRDLLVERAAAERGEMPPRPTLGGLPPRPDRCPAGCCPNLRGERPALCGVGDEV
- a CDS encoding inositol monophosphatase family protein; translated protein: MTPSAESLRDLALDLAREAARLARAMRPDVAVADTKSSAVDVVTHADRAVEDLLVSRIVAARPHDGILGEEGDERLGTSGVRWVVDPIDGTVNYLYGLAECAVSVAVEVEGAVVAGVVVGIGTDVEYAAALGSGATRNGEPIHVRAPAPLAESLVLTGFGYVRTVREHQAACVAALLPEVRDIRRLGACSLDLCHVAEGSADAYVEAGPQPWDWSAGGLVLQEAGGRFGVLTGPPVAPGTGPIGVVTGAPAAGWNGFIEAISTAGFLV
- a CDS encoding DUF4193 domain-containing protein, producing the protein MATDYDAPRKTEEDQSEESIEELKARRHDKNSGKVDEDETEAAESFELPGADLSHEELAVEVMPRQDDEFTCMSCFLVHHRSQLADEKALICRDCA
- a CDS encoding DUF4235 domain-containing protein → MASDSSKVWSIFSLVSAVGAAAVAKKGLNTSWRAATGKNPPANPADPDVNIWEAVLWATVSGTLIAIARMLASRKAADYYARSTGHLPPQLKRDFQDADAAPAPNA
- a CDS encoding DUF3093 domain-containing protein, coding for MDYAERLTVPLRWWAQGTMLVASLWLAVVVAVPDHESVAWAAGGVALALMVALFVGYGSARITVAGGHLTAGRARIPLEHVGSATALDAEGLRRLAGVEADARAHLLLRPYLKRGVRVEVTDPADPTPYWLLSCRRPGQLVAAIEGARVR
- the dut gene encoding dUTP diphosphatase — its product is MPAPEDLEVAIRRLDPDLPLPSYAHAGDAGADLHTAIDLTLAPGERALVPTGIALALPAGFVALVHPRSGLAARHGLSIVNTPGTIDAGYRGEVKVLLINHDPASSLELRRGDRIAQLVIQRYERARFVEVDELPSSSRGSGGYGSTGGFGAGGAVTGTTAHDDSRDGSA
- a CDS encoding DUF3710 domain-containing protein codes for the protein MGVPEVKMRRKKAEVPVEETAPSAPLDPTSGPFDSSVVEGDEVARVDLGSLLVPAMEGRELRLQVDEASGVVRAVILAGADGALEFQAFAAPRNGDLWSDVRPQIADDVKARGGKVVEREGRWGTELVCALPATLPDGSTGASASRVIGINGDRWMLRATMLGRPAAEPDASGEWEDTLAQLVVRRGAQAMAVGEALPVKLPDEARRTS
- a CDS encoding OB-fold nucleic acid binding domain-containing protein; translation: MPISEVQGRERVTVAGVIRTVTLRPRGGVPALEADLDDGTGVITLVWLGRRRISGVEPGRSVVVTGCIGLQGGSPLMFNPRYELRP